Proteins from a single region of Abyssalbus ytuae:
- a CDS encoding PH domain-containing protein, with product MGLFNKLLGNASEISIEKLNEKYSRLLIENEQIELGFALFRDLFMFTNYRLLLIDVQGITGSKVEYKSLPYKNISRFSLETAGTFDLDAELKIWISSENTPSVSKRFNKSIDVYEVQKYLASKVMK from the coding sequence ATGGGACTCTTTAATAAACTGCTGGGCAATGCCAGCGAAATTTCCATAGAAAAGCTTAATGAAAAATATAGCAGGCTTTTAATTGAAAACGAACAAATAGAATTAGGATTTGCCCTTTTTCGCGATTTGTTTATGTTTACCAATTACAGGTTATTACTCATAGATGTACAGGGAATAACCGGAAGCAAGGTAGAATACAAATCCCTGCCCTATAAAAACATCTCCAGGTTTTCGTTGGAAACCGCCGGAACATTCGATCTGGATGCAGAACTTAAAATATGGATATCAAGCGAAAATACACCTTCTGTAAGCAAAAGGTTTAATAAAAGCATCGACGTATATGAAGTACAAAAATATTTGGCTTCAAAAGTGATGAAGTAA
- a CDS encoding restriction endonuclease — MSIPKHDEIRVPVMQLIAKEGTMKLKDIIDPLSKQFHLTEEEIAEMYSSGNGPIFYDRVSWALSYLSMAGLLDKPKRGVYKINHKGIELLKTPEKINTYIDNKLETREPSQQKKQTTEEKLNIEHETSELTPQEKLYVSFSNIKKSIYSEILTTILSKTPLEFEKLVVMLLQKMGYGGEIKNSGLVTKATNDGGIDGIIKEDILGLGRIHIQAKRYNLNSAIGRDEIQKFVGALAVAQSNKGVFITTSYYTKQAIEYADNLNGTTTVVLIDGERLAEYIYDFGVGMQVEQTIEIKKLDADFWDSMKDEN, encoded by the coding sequence ATGTCAATACCAAAACATGATGAAATAAGAGTTCCTGTAATGCAATTGATCGCCAAAGAAGGGACGATGAAATTGAAAGATATTATAGATCCGCTTTCAAAACAATTCCATTTGACAGAGGAAGAAATAGCGGAAATGTATTCTTCCGGCAATGGGCCTATATTTTATGACAGGGTGAGTTGGGCTTTAAGTTATCTTTCAATGGCAGGTCTTTTAGATAAACCAAAACGAGGGGTTTATAAAATTAATCACAAAGGGATTGAGTTATTAAAAACACCTGAAAAAATAAACACATACATTGATAATAAACTTGAAACCAGAGAACCTTCACAACAAAAAAAGCAGACAACTGAAGAAAAGCTAAATATTGAACATGAGACTTCAGAGTTAACCCCTCAAGAAAAACTATACGTTTCCTTTTCAAATATTAAAAAATCTATTTATTCTGAAATACTAACTACAATTTTGAGTAAAACGCCTCTTGAGTTTGAAAAATTAGTTGTTATGCTGCTTCAAAAAATGGGGTATGGGGGTGAAATAAAAAATTCAGGATTGGTTACGAAAGCAACGAATGACGGGGGAATAGATGGAATCATAAAAGAAGATATACTGGGATTGGGCAGAATTCACATTCAGGCAAAGAGGTATAATCTTAATTCTGCAATAGGGAGAGACGAGATTCAAAAGTTTGTGGGAGCATTGGCTGTGGCACAGTCAAATAAGGGGGTTTTTATTACCACGTCTTATTATACAAAACAAGCTATAGAATATGCAGATAATTTAAATGGCACCACAACAGTGGTACTTATTGATGGTGAACGGTTAGCAGAATATATTTATGATTTTGGAGTTGGTATGCAAGTAGAACAGACCATAGAAATTAAAAAATTAGATGCCGATTTTTGGGATTCTATGAAAGACGAAAATTAA